A stretch of the Lagenorhynchus albirostris chromosome 21, mLagAlb1.1, whole genome shotgun sequence genome encodes the following:
- the LOC132512635 gene encoding storkhead-box protein 1-like, with the protein MPPKMEKFLQIAPHSLAIVLGPAEGPAGERSEAARPASPAQPRQLARHHIGYEIFADFKAENMQHFWNKKVTAAVAETFFLGWIDEQVLLIQGKEEHLEALREGWSRRALRPPSGFHIRCLVQV; encoded by the coding sequence ATGCCTCCGAAGATGGAGAAGTTTCTGCAAATTGCGCCTCACTCACTGGCCATCGTCCTGGGCCCCGCCGAGGGGCCGGCGGGGGAGAGGTCCGAGGCCGCCCGGCCCGCGTCCCCGGCCCAGCCCCGGCAGCTCGCCCGGCACCACATCGGCTACGAGATCTTCGCCGACTTCAAAGCCGAGAACATGCAGCACTTCTGGAACAAGAAGGTCACGGCCGCGGTGGCCGAGACGTTCTTCCTGGGCTGGATCGACGAGCAGGTCCTGCTAATCCAGGGCAAGGAGGAGCATCTGGAGGCGCTGCGCGAGGGCTGGTCGCGCCGGGCGCTGCGGCCGCCCTCGGGCTTCCACATCCGCTGCCTGG